In Sedimentibacter sp. MB31-C6, one genomic interval encodes:
- a CDS encoding nucleoside hydrolase, which yields MTKRNIIIDCDPGIDDIIALSLAIANEDKLNILGITTVAGNQSIEKVTDNALKVISFYNKDIKVAQGQKSPLIREKCVASNVHGENGMGDYQLPEPKNSLYSDNAITFLRDTIMNSDSKVTMVPIGPLTNIALLIKTFPEVKEKIELLSIMGGSSYGGNYTPYAEFNIWADPEAARIVFDSGIPIVMSGLNITHTTGLKREDVDKLLKSNSKVSNMCGKILDFYFRGDHVNNGKFTPIHDACSIMYLLYPELFKFKNTKVTVDCSEEINRGNTSVDVRDWVNYDASYPKVLMETDSEKFTKLLLESLYKLDNIIT from the coding sequence ATGACAAAAAGAAACATAATAATAGATTGCGATCCAGGAATTGATGATATTATAGCTCTTTCCTTGGCAATAGCAAATGAAGATAAACTTAACATATTAGGAATTACAACAGTGGCAGGTAATCAAAGTATAGAAAAAGTTACTGACAACGCCTTGAAAGTAATTTCATTTTACAACAAAGATATAAAAGTGGCACAAGGACAAAAAAGCCCTTTAATAAGAGAAAAATGTGTGGCAAGTAATGTTCATGGAGAAAATGGTATGGGGGATTATCAACTTCCTGAACCAAAAAATTCCCTATATTCAGATAATGCCATAACATTTTTAAGAGATACAATAATGAATTCAGATAGTAAAGTTACAATGGTTCCTATAGGACCACTTACTAATATAGCTCTTTTAATCAAGACATTTCCTGAAGTAAAAGAAAAAATTGAACTTTTATCAATAATGGGAGGCTCATCATATGGAGGAAATTATACTCCCTATGCAGAATTTAATATATGGGCAGATCCGGAAGCTGCAAGAATTGTATTTGATTCTGGTATTCCTATAGTAATGAGTGGTTTAAATATTACACATACTACAGGTCTAAAGAGAGAAGATGTTGATAAACTATTGAAAAGTAACAGTAAAGTATCGAATATGTGTGGTAAAATTTTGGATTTTTATTTTCGTGGGGATCATGTGAATAATGGTAAATTTACTCCTATACATGATGCTTGTAGCATAATGTATTTATTATATCCTGAATTATTTAAGTTTAAGAATACGAAAGTAACTGTAGATTGTTCAGAAGAAATAAATAGAGGAAATACTTCTGTTGATGTTAGAGATTGGGTAAATTATGACGCTTCATATCCAAAGGTTCTTATGGAAACTGATTCAGAAAAGTTTACAAAATTATTATTAGAATCATTATACAAATTAGACAACATAATAACGTAG
- a CDS encoding ABC transporter permease encodes MNINKKFDIMRTLLAIGIALFISFLIIVLTSEEPLNAIIQLITGPLQSKRRFGNVIEAMIPLIFTGVGVSIMFAANQINLAGEGAFHIGGLIATFVAINTTLPLGISPLVCIIVAGVFGALVTVIPAILKIKTNSDVLVSSLMMNYIVFNFANYILNYFLRDSSAGSVVSYAVPQATQLNTIIQGTRIHIGLFIAIAVAILGYIFLYKTKTGYEIRLTGENQDFARYSGINIVKVTLISALLGGFIFGMGGGVELLGMYNRFSWTSQLGYGWDAIIITTLARKNPLYVPFAAFFLAYLRTGASIMARSTDVVTEIVVITQGIIILLVVAEQFLSKYKHKMIAKEAKATISNIKEAE; translated from the coding sequence ATGAACATTAATAAAAAATTTGATATAATGCGAACTTTGTTAGCAATAGGTATTGCATTATTCATTTCATTTTTAATAATTGTTCTTACAAGCGAAGAACCTTTGAATGCTATTATTCAGTTAATTACAGGTCCGTTGCAAAGTAAGCGACGCTTTGGCAATGTTATAGAAGCTATGATTCCATTAATATTTACAGGAGTAGGAGTAAGTATTATGTTTGCAGCTAATCAAATTAATCTTGCCGGAGAGGGAGCATTTCATATAGGTGGACTAATTGCAACATTCGTGGCTATTAATACTACGCTCCCTTTAGGAATAAGTCCTTTAGTTTGCATAATAGTAGCTGGAGTATTCGGTGCATTGGTAACAGTAATACCTGCAATTTTAAAAATAAAAACAAATTCAGATGTATTAGTATCATCCTTGATGATGAATTATATAGTTTTTAATTTTGCGAATTATATATTGAATTATTTTTTGAGAGATTCATCAGCTGGTTCTGTTGTTTCATATGCAGTTCCACAAGCTACACAGTTAAATACTATTATACAAGGAACAAGAATACACATTGGATTATTTATCGCAATAGCAGTTGCAATATTGGGTTATATATTCTTATATAAAACAAAGACTGGATATGAAATCCGTTTAACAGGAGAAAATCAAGATTTTGCAAGATACTCTGGTATTAATATCGTTAAAGTTACCTTAATATCTGCATTGCTTGGAGGATTTATATTTGGTATGGGAGGCGGAGTTGAACTCCTTGGTATGTACAATAGATTTTCATGGACTTCTCAGTTAGGATATGGATGGGATGCAATAATAATTACTACTTTAGCAAGGAAAAATCCGTTATACGTTCCTTTTGCAGCATTCTTTTTAGCTTATTTAAGAACTGGAGCTTCTATCATGGCTCGTTCTACCGATGTTGTTACAGAAATAGTAGTAATAACTCAAGGAATAATTATTCTTTTAGTTGTTGCAGAACAATTCTTAAGTAAATATAAACATAAGATGATTGCTAAGGAAGCTAAGGCTACTATAAGCAATATAAAGGAGGCTGAATAA
- a CDS encoding ABC transporter permease, which yields MILEAFLSPDFFNAALRATTPILFATLASAVAVKAGIINMALEGIMLFSALFGVVFSSLFHSAWLGLFATMILGGFIGLFLAFFVLRLKTDEILAAIAINLIANGATVLLLLTVSGDRGVSSSIKSIPLQRIAIPVIENIPFLGEVISNQNILTYISLIMVVIVHIFLYKTPLGLRIRAVGENKDAAESVGISSRKIQYIALMISGILASMGGFFLSGGYMTNFTTGMSAGRGFIALAASAMGGNTPIGGFLVSLLFGAAQALANILQLGAWPHELIQMLPYVTTLVGLGIYSYLKMKKMERLSGK from the coding sequence ATGATATTAGAAGCATTTTTATCTCCTGATTTTTTCAACGCTGCTTTAAGAGCAACAACGCCAATACTTTTTGCTACATTAGCTTCAGCTGTAGCTGTAAAAGCAGGTATTATTAACATGGCGCTTGAGGGTATAATGCTATTTTCTGCTTTGTTTGGAGTTGTATTTAGTTCATTATTTCACAGTGCATGGCTTGGTTTATTTGCTACAATGATATTAGGCGGTTTTATAGGATTATTTTTAGCCTTTTTCGTATTAAGGTTGAAAACAGATGAAATATTAGCGGCAATTGCAATAAATTTAATTGCAAATGGTGCTACAGTTCTACTACTTTTGACAGTATCAGGAGATAGAGGAGTTTCATCTTCTATAAAAAGCATCCCGCTTCAGAGAATAGCAATACCTGTAATAGAAAACATACCATTTTTAGGTGAGGTAATATCAAATCAAAATATTTTGACATACATTTCTTTAATTATGGTTGTAATAGTTCATATATTTTTATATAAAACACCATTAGGATTAAGAATTAGAGCTGTTGGTGAAAATAAAGATGCGGCAGAATCCGTAGGTATAAGTTCTAGAAAAATTCAATATATAGCACTGATGATAAGTGGTATATTAGCTTCAATGGGAGGGTTTTTCCTTTCGGGAGGCTATATGACTAACTTTACAACAGGTATGAGTGCAGGAAGAGGATTTATTGCTTTAGCTGCAAGTGCTATGGGTGGCAATACACCTATAGGAGGATTTTTAGTATCGCTTTTATTTGGTGCAGCACAAGCATTAGCTAACATATTACAGCTTGGCGCATGGCCACATGAATTGATACAAATGCTTCCATATGTAACAACTCTAGTAGGTTTAGGAATTTATAGTTACTTGAAAATGAAAAAAATGGAACGACTAAGCGGGAAATAG